Within Triticum dicoccoides isolate Atlit2015 ecotype Zavitan chromosome 1B, WEW_v2.0, whole genome shotgun sequence, the genomic segment AGTGTGCTACTCTGAATCATCATCACTGTAAATAGGAATGATCTTTCTCATGGCACAAGAACGACAAGCACAAACAAAATCACCCATGCGCATGAAACAGAGCAAGGTACTGCTATAGCAGCACAAGAGAGGGAGCTAGAGGTAGGAGATGGACTCACCGGAGAGGAGATTATAGTCGATGCCGAACACGACCGCGGCCGCAGTCGCGCGGTAGAGGAGCTTGTAGCCGAGTTGGACCATGTGCGGGGTGTCGTCGTGGCGGTGGATGCCCTGGTTGTCGTCATCATCCACGGAGGATGCCTGCTGCTCCGAATCAAGCGAACAAGTCAGAGCTAGTGTTGTTGAGCTAGTACAGAAATTAAACAAGCTAGTATAGGAGACACAGGCGTGCTGGTGCTAGTATCTACAGAAATCAATCGAGCTAGCTATGCGTGTGCGTGAGCTAGCTTAGTACGTACAGTACATGGTTGTGCTCCAAAACAAACAGAGAATGCTAGCCTCAACAGAATCAATCACAAGGTTATTTTTTTTGTTACTAGCACTGCTAGTTGTATGTGTTGATCCATCCGGACCTAATTAATGTTGTTGTATCTCTAGACCAAGTGCAGCAACACAAGAAGAAGAACTAAAACTgtagagaacatatatacatatgACGAACTACAGAACTAGCACTACATTTTGCACAGGACAGAATTAATCATGAATGGTTCTGTCACAGTTGATGCATTTGTTGCCAAAAAGAAAATTTCATCCAAACTACATACCCTGACATGAGCCGGTGTAATTCACACGTAATGGTGGCTTAATATGTTTTCTACCACATGTCATGTTTACTTACTAGCATCTAAGAATGGATCAGGTATGAATTAGGGCATGGATATCGAGAGCAGCAAGATGGTAGTAATGGAACAAAAAGTTTTGGCCTAAAAAAATTtgtttgtcaaggaacaagatagaCAAAAAAAATTGGGTTTGAGAAGGTGAGTATCTCAGGGGCTGGGCTTACACATGGGTTGAGAAGGAGGTTGATCTGCTGCCACCCACACATGCATCTATCAATCAAAAAAAGAACGTTTAGGTTCTCAAAGACCTTCCTGGATCCGGCAGCAGCACGAACAGAGCAAACAGAGAGGCGTGAGGAAAccgaatcaaatcaaatcaaacatCAAAGGCAGAGACAACAACCATTTATTTTGTAGCATCTTGAGATAACTTGAGAAATCCAACCAGACCAATTCATAAGCTAAATTCTACTACATTTTTGGGGTAGCAAGCAAAATATACTTAAAAGCAGAGTCAATTCAAACCGGAGATGGACTCTAGTTCATCAATGGATGAGTGGCATTAACTGTTTGAACACCACACCGTCACAGCAACAAAAGCAGTACCAAGACAAGTGCATCAGGTGTTCCATTTAGCACAAACACAAACTTCAGTGCTATAAAATAATACGTACAGGGCTAGTTCACTAGTCATGCAAATTTGCAATATATGCAAACAAGTTTCAATCGATCGATATTATGCAAGATACGCCTAGCCTGGTTGCAGCAACCAACAAGGGCAATCCAAACTGAGAGCTAGCTAGCTAGGAGCAGTGGCGGAGCGTGACCAAATCTCAAGAGGGGGCCAACTTTATATAAGAACACACAATATGCATTAAAAACTCCGCTAAGTTGTACGTAGAACATATGCAAGGAGCCAAGGACAATTAGACGACCATATCATCATAAATAACACAATATAGCAGGTTCACACATACCTGAGCATTGTGGATAGGTAAATTTTGGTGTTCCAAAAGAACAGACCACACCAAATGACCAAAAGACAACTAAACAGAACCAACTAGCACTACTGCCAACTAGAGATATGCTCTTCTATTCTTCCTACTTTTGAAATCAGCAATCATATCTTCACAAGCAATTTTTGATGCAAATCTCCACTTGCATCTTCCGTCATATCTAATAAGTCGACTAGGTAGACATCAAAGTTACCAGAACATCTCAACTCGTCACAATGACATATAAATTAACACAAGCAGACAAGCAGTGACTAGCAGCAGTGGTGACAAGAACATCTAAAATCTGCACCTAGCAATCTGCATCTAAAATCTGCACCAAGCCTAGGAGGACCCAGCAGTGGAGTGTGACAGCAGTAGCACCCATTCAAAATTCAGTCAAGCATGTGTATAAGTAAAAAATGCAGAGCTGAGCagagcaacagcaaattgagagcAAGCCTAGGAAATCGAGGAGGACAAGGGAGTCATGGAGGGGAAGGAAAACCTCTCGCTTGAGGTTGGGTGTCGTTCCGAGAGAGAGGATGCACGCCGGGGAAGCAGGACTCCTCCTCTCCCTCGTCCCTGCATCGAGTTGCTGCTACTGCTGTGTGTGGGTGAGGAAGGTAGGCACATCAGGGAAGGGTAGGGGAACAGATCGAATAGGAGAGGGAGGGGCTGACCTTGATGGCGTCGGAGAAGGGCTGGAGCGGCGTCGTCCATGGCCTTCCCTTTGCTGTTCTAGCGCAAGCGAAACGACGGCGACATTGGCGTGCTCGATCTGGGAGGGAGAGGATATAGGTGAGTAAGAGAGGGTGGGTTGCGAGGGATCTCGATGGAGAGATGTACCTGAGCCGCCGGAGCCACGCCGGCGACGCGGTGGCCGAAACCCTAGCTTAGGGGACGGTCGCGGGTGACCGATAGAGGACGCGAGCGACGAATCTGCTCGGAAGGGAAGACGGAGCGGACGGAGGCGATCATGCGAGTGTGCTTGGCGTCGTCGGCAGCAGCCGGAATCGCCGGAAGCTGCCGAAATCAccggcgtgggtggcggcggcggagaagggtcgcggggagagagagaggtcgagGTGGGGAGTGGTGCGGCTTTGTTGGGTCTTGGGTGGGCTCTCTCTcgcttcttttcctttttttttaattttggtgggTGGGAGGGAAACGGGCTGAGTGGCGCGGGAAGGCCCAAAATTTCATTTGATTTTGTATCGTGCGTGCGtgcgttttctttttcttcttttctttttggaGGTGCAGAGGAGCGTGGGGCCAGCCatccacgtcatcgatccgcgtgACCGGGTGGTCACCCAATAGGAAGTCTTCATTTTTGTGTGCTTCTTTACGTATTTGTTTTGCTAGATTTATTAGAGTTTTTTATGAAATCTTTTCAAACTTTTTCCACACCCTCTACGAATCACAAACCAATATTATGCCAAATTTCATGTTTTTTccacaaaaaatgatttttttagaaTTAAAAAAATTGATAAACTCATTTTGCCTACAGTCTCTCCGGCGGCGGTTTGTCTGCATCAGGCTCGGGTGAGGCGTCTTCCTTCATGGCTGATACAGGTACGGGTCTCGGCTGGTTGGGGCACCCGTTGTTCCGATCTGGTGGCTCTGCCCGCTGCTCATGGGGGCGGGCCGGAGGTGCTGGCCTGCAGGGGATCTTGGCGGAGGGCGGCAGGGGTGCCCCCGTCTACGCCGACGTCATCCCGTGCGTCGCGCANNNNNNNNNNNNNNNNNNNNNNNNNNNNNNNNNNNNNNNNNNNNNNNNNNNNNNNNNNNNNNNNNNNNNNNNNNNNNNNNNNNNNNNNNNNNNNNNNNNNNNNNNNNNNNNNNNNNNNNNNNNNNNNNNNNNNNNNNNNNNNNNNNNNNNNNNNNNNNNNNNNNNNNNNNNNNNNNNNNNNNNNNNNNNNNNNNNNNNNNNNNNNNNNNNNNNNNNNNNNNNNNNNNNNNNNNNNNNNNNNNNNNNNNNNNNNNNNNNNNNNNNNNNNNNNNNNNNNNNNNNNNNNNNNNNNNNNNNNNNNNNNNNNNNNNNNNNNNNNNNNNNNNNNNNNNNNNNNNNNNNNNNNNNNNNNNNNNNNNNNNNNNNNNNNNNNNNNNNNNNNNNNNNNNNNNNNNNNNNNNNNNNNNNNNNNNNNNNNNNNNNNNNNNNNNNNNNNNNNNNNNNNNNNNNNNNNNNNNNNNNNNNNNNNNNNNNNNNNNNNNNNNNNNNNNNNNNNNNNNNNNNNNNNNNNNNNNNNNNTCTAGCCGTTAAAATCCACGGCAAACCATACGATGCCGGAAATCCTCGGGACCTGGCACGGTGTCGTCATATGGCCCTTGTAGGGTGTGGTGAAAGTTTTAGCGCATTTTGCAGAAACCTAACCTGAGGTCGCTTGTAAACTGCACCATCTCCGACGTAGTATCTGGCTAACGAGAGAGAACGTGCCCGGTGTGAAGGAAGTGTGTTGCCCGTTGCTCTGTTGACCTCAaaacttctcgtgctctcaaaggGGGCCATTGCATGACACGTGACAGTACATGGCATTTTTCGGGCCCACTtgcaatatttgag encodes:
- the LOC119309316 gene encoding uncharacterized protein LOC119309316, encoding MQGRGRGGVLLPRRASSLSERHPTSSERCMCGWQQINLLLNPCQASSVDDDDNQGIHRHDDTPHMVQLGYKLLYRATAAAVVFGIDYNLLSGSLVHYTDCMPPLSSLPRLPHHRHRPSAFSFDAVVDS